Proteins encoded together in one Planctomycetaceae bacterium window:
- a CDS encoding putative lipid II flippase FtsW, with the protein MIIKANADKTSVVKKNITKTIENSTIANMMVSLTVTLMAIGAVFVFSASARIDTDYDFRKFYNYPEFRQAMFFVAAIFVTVLVSLIDYHKLSFGKGRLSDWLKNPSFYLVMASILMLIAVLIPGIGIEVNNARRWLRVGAGPITLNFQPSELAKWSLILFLPGVVVMMGDKLKSFFKGFVPLLSLVGFITLLILKEDFGTALFVATLSVSILFIAGAKWWHFITPAPLLVAVFAFAIISSPERMERLKSFTQPSEDTAQTSGYQIRQSLIAVSTGGILGKGLGGGISKYGHLPEDTTDFIFAIITEELGFVGACIIILLFMTFAVLGIIIIQRCPDDLGKLLAFGITMAICLQAAVNLGVVTQLLPTKGIALPFISAGGTHLLLTATAAGFLAAVARHSDKTI; encoded by the coding sequence TTGATTATTAAGGCTAATGCCGATAAAACTTCTGTCGTGAAGAAAAATATAACCAAAACAATTGAAAATAGTACCATCGCCAATATGATGGTCAGCCTGACGGTAACGCTGATGGCGATAGGGGCGGTTTTTGTCTTCAGTGCAAGCGCCCGTATCGATACCGACTATGACTTCCGCAAATTTTACAATTATCCGGAATTCAGGCAGGCGATGTTCTTCGTCGCGGCGATTTTCGTAACAGTATTAGTAAGCCTGATTGATTATCACAAACTGTCGTTTGGGAAGGGGCGATTGTCCGACTGGCTGAAAAATCCGTCATTTTATCTCGTAATGGCCAGTATTCTGATGCTTATTGCTGTATTGATTCCGGGAATCGGCATTGAGGTGAATAATGCACGACGCTGGTTGAGGGTGGGGGCAGGTCCTATAACGCTGAACTTCCAGCCATCCGAATTGGCAAAATGGTCGCTGATATTGTTTTTGCCCGGTGTGGTGGTGATGATGGGAGACAAACTGAAAAGTTTCTTCAAGGGGTTTGTACCACTGTTGAGTCTTGTCGGATTTATTACTCTTCTTATATTAAAGGAAGATTTCGGTACCGCTTTGTTTGTAGCGACGTTGAGTGTTTCGATTTTATTTATAGCCGGTGCGAAATGGTGGCATTTCATAACTCCTGCACCTCTGCTTGTTGCAGTATTCGCGTTTGCGATTATCAGTTCTCCTGAACGAATGGAACGATTGAAATCATTTACGCAACCGAGTGAAGACACCGCGCAAACCAGCGGTTATCAAATTCGCCAATCACTAATCGCAGTGTCAACCGGCGGGATATTGGGCAAGGGACTTGGCGGCGGAATCAGTAAGTACGGACATTTGCCGGAAGATACGACAGATTTTATCTTCGCGATAATAACAGAAGAACTCGGATTTGTCGGGGCGTGTATCATTATTCTGCTGTTTATGACGTTTGCGGTACTCGGCATAATAATAATTCAAAGATGTCCCGACGATTTGGGAAAACTTCTTGCGTTTGGTATAACAATGGCGATTTGTCTTCAGGCGGCGGTGAATCTCGGAGTTGTTACGCAGCTTTTGCCGACAAAAGGTATCGCTCTGCCGTTTATCAGCGCGGGTGGAACGCACCTTTTGCTTACGGCAACGGCAGCGGGATTTCTGGCGGCGGTCGCAAGACACAGCGACAAAACAATTTAA